Below is a genomic region from Persicimonas caeni.
CGCAACAAGGAAGGCTTCGTCGTCGACGGCGACGACTACCACACCGCCGCCGACCTCACCGGCCAGGCCAACCACCTGGGCGTGACCATCCAGGCCGACATCATCAAGCAGAAGGCGCCCACCACCAACGGCGGCTTCAACGCGGTCAAGAACCCGGGCGGCAAGACGTTTGGCCGCACCGACGAGCGCGTCTACAGCGAACTCACCAGCGACCACGAGATCGACCTGACCCGCTACCAGGTCGCCAACTGCTACATGGGCCGCGCCGGACTGATCAACAGCGGCGGCGCCTCGGGCGACAGCGACATGCAGCAGGCCGTGCGCACCGCCGTCATCAACAAGCGCGCCGGCGGCACCGGCCTCATCTCCGGCCGCAAGGCGTTCCAGCGTCCGCGCGACGAGGGCGTCAAGATCTTGCACGCCATCCAGGACGTCTACCTGTGTGACGACATCACGGTCGCCTAACGCGTAGATGCAAGAACGACGAAAACCCCGGAGCGGCCATCCGCTCCGGGGTTTTTTGTTGTCCGAGGTACGCGCTTACGGATGCAGCACCACTTTGATGCAGTTGTTGCGCTTGTGCTTGAACATCTCGTAGGCCGCCGGCGCTTCGACCAGGGGCACACGGTGGCTGATGATGAACGACGGGTCGATGTCGCCGTCTTCGATGTGGCCCATCAGCTTGTTCATGAACCGCTGCACGTGCGTCTGACCCATCTTGAAGGTCAGGCCTTTGCCGAAGGCCGCGCCCATGGGCATCTTGTCGATGATGCCGCCGTAGACGCCCGGGATGGAGACGGTGCCGCCTTTGCCGCACGCTTGGATGGCCTGGCGCAGCGCGTTGGGCCGGTCGGTCTCCAGACGCAGGGTCTGCTTGGCCTTGTCGTAGAAGTGGTCGGCGGCGTTGAATCCATGCGCCTCCATACCCACCGCCTCGATGACTGCGTCGGGGCCTCGCCCGCCGGTCATCTCCTTGAGCTCGGAGAGCACGCTCGTCTTCTCGAAGTGAAGCGGCTCTGCGTCGGCGTCGCGGCGCGCTTTCTCGAGGCGCTCGGGCACGTGGTCGATGGCGATGACGCGCTCGGCGCCGAGCAACTTGGCGCTCTTCATGGCGAAGAGGCCCACTGGACCGCAACCCCACACGGCGACCGTGTCGCCCGACTTGATATTGCAGTTGAGCGCGGCCTGGTAGCCGGTCGGAAAGATGTCCGACAAAAAGAGCGCCTGCTCGTCGGTCACCCCGTCGGGCACCTTCATCGGGCCGACGTCGGCAAAGGGCACGCGCATGTACTCGGCCTGGCCGCCGGCGTAGCCGCCCAGCATATGCGAGTAGCCGAAGATACCCGCCGGCGAGTAGCCGTAGGCCGCTTCGGCCATGTGCGCATTGGGGTTGGAGTTGTCGCACAGGGCGTGCTGCTCGTGCTTGCAGTAGTGGCAACTGCCGCAGGCGATCGGAAACGGGATGACCACCCGGTCGCCCACCGTCAGGTTGTCGACCTCGTTGCCGATCTCGACGACCTCGCCGATCACCTCGTGGCCGATGATATCCCCCTCCTGCATGGTGGGGATATAGCCGTCATACAGGTGCAAGTCCGACCCGCAGATGGCCGACAGCTTGACCTTGATGATGCAGTCGCGTGAGTTGAGGATCTTGGGGTCCGGGACCTCGCGGACCTGAACGTCGTGTTTTCCCATCCAGCATACGGCGCGCATAAGTGCCTCGTTGAGCTAGGAGTCTCGATTGGTGGCGGTCGGTTTACAGCGACGGACGCGGGCGCTCCGAAGACTGCCGGGGCGGAAGCGCCGGGCGCGACGACTCGCGTCGACCGGAGGTTTGCCCCTCGATCGTGGGCACCTCGCCGGTTTCCAGCAGGCGCTTGAAGCGTCGCAGGTCCTCTTTGACGATCTGGTCGCTGATGCCATGCAGGAAGTTGGCGATCGTCTTGCCGACTTTGCCCGCCGGCGGGTAGTACACGATGTGGGCGTGGATCTCGGTGCCCTCGGCGTTGGGGCGCGACTTGAACTCGATCATCCCCTCGTTGTGGATCTCCGAGCCCTTGACCGAGCGCCACACGATCATCTCGTTCTCTTGTTCCTCGATGATCTCGGAGTCCCACTCGACGGTGATGTTGGTCTTGGGTGCTCGCGCCTTCCAATGCCAGTGCTTGTCGTCGATACGCCGCACCGACTCGACATGGCGCATGCAGCGCGACAGGTTGCTCAGATCCTTCCACTTCGCGTAGACCTCCTCGACGGGCTTGTCGATGGTGATCGTCGCGCGCACCTGAGTAGACTGAGAGGCGCCGGTGTTGAGCAGCTTCTGCTTGAGGTTATGACCATCGAGCAGCTGGTTTTGTTTGAGCCCCTGGTAGACGAGCCCGCTTCCGACGCCTGCGGCGAGCAGGCCGAACATCGAGCGCCAGTGCTTGATCCCCCACAACGCCAGGACGCCGCCGCCGACGAGCATCGCCGGGTTGTCGATCTGGTCGATGCCCTCGCGCTCGGGGCGCTGCGAGTAGCTCGATAGGTTGTCGCGTTGGACCTCGAGTTCGCGCCGATGCGCCCGCGATCGAGGGCGCAAGTTGCTCGCGGGGGTCTCACGTCCGTGTGTTCGCTCAGACATATCTTCTCCTCGTTAAGCTAATTCGTGAGTGAATCTCGCAGGCGGGTAAGGTCCGCATAGAGCTGGTCATGCGAGGCAATCTAGCACGCAATGCCGTCGCCTCCTGTCCAAGCAACGGGTGCAGGCAGCAGGAGACGAGGATTGCGCCAACATGGTCAAACGACGTTACGAATCATGCGCACCTGACTGGCCAAGTGAAGCTAGATAAGTGAAGCCAGACCAGTAAAGCCAGACAGGTAAAGGCGGATAGCCCTAGACCGTCTTGGGCTCGGCCGTCTCGATGAAGTCGGGAGGGTTGTCACCGCCGCTTCCCCTAATGGGCATGCGCCAGTTGTCCTCGTCCTGCTCTTCATCGGTCTCCTGGGGCGCCTCGTCGCCCTCTCGCCCCTCGGTCGGCCCGTGCTGCTCGAGTTCTTCGTTGGCGTCGTCCTCGCCCAGGTCTTCCTGGGGCTCGGGCGACTGCATGTCGTCGCGCATCTGCTCGGGCTGCTCGACCGGCCCCGGAGTGGCTTCTTTGGCTTCGTCGGGCGCCGGCGCCTCGATGGGCCCGCCGCCGATTCGCTCGCGGTCCTGCTCGTCGACTGTGGTCTCCTCGACCTCTTGGCCGCCACGCTCCTGAGCCCGCACCTTTTTGTTGCACGCCGTACCCAACGCCAATCCCAGCATGGCCACCAGGGCCAGCAGGATACGACTGCTCGTCCGTTCCACCATGTGTTGCTCCTCCCGGGCCCGCCTCGCGCCGGACGGCGCGTCTGTGTGGGTCTCCCTTTGGGCCCCGCATAAGTCCCCGATCACTCCCCATTAAACCTTGTCACGACGGCGAGGACGCCAATCGGGGGCGGGCAGGACCGCGGGAACAGATCCGTGGCTCCTCCTGTTTTGTTCGACGAACTTGCGTGTCCGTGGTACCTCCCAAGTAGGGAAACAAGTACCGGGAAGTCCGTGCCGGGAAACTGGTGCACTCACCTCGAAGTTGTGCTGCACATGGCTGCATTGAGACGTCACACATCTGCCGCTCGGGTCACCCTCGCGGCCACCTTATTGGCCGCAGTTGCGTTGACCGGCGCGACCGGCTGCGACGACGAGCGCGCCCCCGACGACGCCTTCGTGGTGCTCCTCGATTCCTCCCCCAAAGGGCTCGACCCGCGTTTTGCCACCAGCGACGCCAGCGCCAAGCTCGTGGGCCTTCTGCACGGCGGTCTCGTCTCGGTCGACACCCAATCGGGCGAGCCGCAACTCGAGCTCGCCGAGTCTATCGAGCAGACCTCGCCGACGCGCTACGAAGTGACCCTTCGCGACGACATCTATTTTCACGACGGCGAGCCGGTCACCACCGCCGACGTCGAGTACACGCTCATGGAGTTGGGAAGCGAGCTGGTCAACAGCCCGTATGCGGGCACCTCACGGCGCATCAAAGAGCTCGAGGTGCTCGACGAGCGCCGGTTGGTCATCACGCTCGAAGAGCCTTACGCGCCGTTCATGAACGATCTGGCCATGGGGGTCGTCCCCGAGCATATCTGCGCGGGCCACGAGGAGTGTCCCGGCAAGCCCATCGGGGCTGGGCCGTTCGAGTTCGTCAAGCAGGAGGCCGACGAGCTGTTCGTCTTCAAGGGCTTCGACAAGTACTTCGACGGCAAACCGCCCATCGACAAGCTCGTCTTCAAGGTCGTCGAGGACGACAACACCCGCATGCTCGGCCTGATGGGCAAATCCGCCGACCTGGTGCAGAACGCCGTCGCCCCGCTGATGCTGCCGGTCGTGCGCGAGTCCGACCGCCTCGTCGTCGAGTCGGCCCCCTCGTTCAAGTACACCTACATCGGCTTCAACCTCGAGCACCCCATCCTGCAGAACAACAAGGTGCGCCAGGCCATCGCCCACGGCATCGACCGCAAGGCGATCATCAAATACAAGTTCAAGGGCCACGCCCGCCTGTCGACCGGCATGCTCGCCCCCAATCACTGGGCGTACGAGCCCGACGTGGCCACCTACGACTACGACGTCGAGAAGGCTAAGCAACTCCTGGACGAGGCGGGCTATCCCGACCCGGACGGCGACGGCCCCAAGGCGCGCTTCGAGCTCGAGTTCAAGGTCTCGGCCAACAAGTTTCGCCAGTCGCTCGCCCAGCTCGTCGCCCACCAACTCGAGCGCGTCGGCATCGACGTGACCGTGCGCTCCTACGAGTGGGGCACGTTCTTCCACGACGTCAAGAGCCGCAACTTCGCCATGACCACGCTGCAGTGGCCGTCCGTGCTCGACCCGAGCCTGTATACCTGGATCTTCCACTCCAAGAATATCCCGTCGGCCGAGAACCGCTCGGCAGGCGCCAACCGCGGCGCCTACCGCAACGAGCGGATCGACGAGCTACTCGAGAAGGGCCAGCGCGAGACCGACGTCGACAAGCGAAAGCAGATCTACAGCGAGGTCCAACAGATCCTCGCCCGCGAGTTGCCCTACATTTCCTTGTGGCACGAGGATAACATCGCGATCATGGCCAACGACGTCGAAGACTACTACATGACACCCAACGCCCGCTTCGAAGGCCTGAAACAAACCCGCACCAAAGAAGAGTAGCGAAGGCGACACAACTCGCAGTGACTGCGGAGCGGGGGGCTTGCCCCCAGCGGAGCCAGCGCCCGTGCAACCCCAAGGCTCGCCTTGGGGCCTGGCGTCCGAAGGACCCAGAGATATGAACGATAAAACCAAAAACCTGATCATTGGCTTCGTCCTGCTCAACCTCGTCATCTTCGGCGTCGTGCTCTACTTCCAGCGCGCCGAGCGCTCGAAGGCGGTAGGCGGCGAGGCGCCGGGCTTCACGCTGCCGGTGGTGAGCTCCAACGAGATGGTCTCCCTCGAGCAATATCGCGGCAAGGTCGTGTTGCTCGACTTCTGGGCGACCTGGTGCCCGCCGTGTCGCGAGCAGATGCCGGCGGTGCAGAGCCTGGCCGAAGACGAGTCGCTCTCCCAAGACGTCCAGATCTTGTCGGTCAACACCGACGAGCGCGGCGCCGGGCGGGTTCCCAAGGTCAAAGCCTACCTCGACGACAATGGCTACACCTTCACCACCGTGCTCGACGACGGACGCGCCTCGAGCGCCTACCGGGTGTCGAGCATCCCCACCCTCGTCGTCATCCAACCCGACGGCGAGCTGCTCCACCAGCAAACGGGCGTGCACAGCGAGAAGGAGTTGCGCGAGCTGATCGCCGAGGCGAAAGAGGCGGGCCGGACGCCCGCCCAGTAGTTGTTTACGACTTCGAGTCGCTCTGCAATTGGCGGCTCTTCGAGCCCAGCACCAACATGGTCAAGACGCCGGTGACGAGCAGTCCTGCGGCCACCACCGGGTGGTGCATGACCAGGTACGGCATCAGCATGGCGCTCAACAGCAGGCCGCCGAAGACGACCTGCAGGTTGCGGGTCAGGCGGCTGTGGCCGTGGTGGTTGACCCAGCGCATCTTGAGCGACAGCGCGGACAGCCCCATCGCGGCGATCCACATAGCGATGACCGCGGCGACCGAGGTGATCGTCGCGTTGACCCAGGCGGCGCTACTCAGCGTCAGAGGGGCCTGGGCATAGGCGGGCACGGCCACAAAGCTGACGAGGGCGGTGACGACGAGCGAGATTGTCCACTTCGGGTGTGAATTAGATTGCTGAGACCTTCCAGCTTGCAGACGCATCGTGTTCCTCGCATCGTTCCGCACCGAACCTCGACCGGTCGAGCGACCGCTCGATTTCAAATGTCGTCGCCGAGTTGGGCGGTTCAACGGCGACGGCGTTCGATGCAGTAGGTTTGCAAGGGGTGTGCCAGGCGGGTGGATGGCGACCGTGATCGGCGCTGGCGTGTCCTGAGCCGGGTGGGCGACTCCAACGTGCCAAAAGAAAACGCGCGCCATGACAAGAAGATCATAGCGCGCGGCGTTCGGTGGAGTAATCGTTTACCGACCGCGACTCAAAGTGACCTCAAAAACGCGAGTAGATCTTGGAGGTCATCGCTTTCGAGAGTTTCGACGTAGCGCCGTGAGGCCTCAGCCTCGCCGCCGTGCCACAAAATGGCCTCGTGGAGCGTGGCGGCACGTCCGTCGTGCAGGTACCGTGCAGTCGGGTCGAGTTCTTCGACCAGTCCCAGCCCCCACAGCGGCGGCGTACGCCATTCGCTTCCGGAGGCATCGCCCTCACCGACCGGATCGGCCAGGGCCGGGCCCATATCGTGCAGAAGCAAATCGGTGAACGCGTAAAATGTCTGCTGCGACAACAGCGGCATCTCGGGGAGCTCGGGGGTGGTGAGCTTAGGTCGATGACATGTCGCGCAGCCCGCCTGCTCGAAATGCCGGGCACCGTTTTCGAGCCGCTCGCGGGCGACCTCGCGCCGTGCTGCCGGCACTCCGAGGTAGCGCTGGTACTCGACCAATGCCGCCATACCTTCCTCGTCGACCTCGGGGGCGCCGCCGCTTTCCGCGGCAAGGCACGCCTGCTGGGCACCGGTGCAACTCTCCTCGGGAAAGTCCGGGGTGGTGATGCCGATATCCTGCGAGAATGCCATGGCGCTCTGGGCTCGCAGCGACGGTTGCAGGGCCTTCCAGCCAAATCGGCCGATTTGGCCATCTTCGAGCCGATGAACCCGACCCGAAATGCCGTCTCCGTCGCTATCGTCGGGGTCGGCGGCCTCCAAGATCACCTCGTCGGCGACCAGATCGAGCAGGCCGAGGCCGACCAGGTGAGGCGAGGCTCGGCCTACCGCGTGCGTGTCGGGGTGCAACGCCCCGTACGCCTCGTCGACCTCGACGTCGAAGCGCGGCGAGACGCGGTCGCCGTCAGCAACGTCGCTCCAACGCGCCACGCCCTCGGCGGGCACGCCCGCCACGGCGCGTGGCTGGAACTGCGCGCCCAGCACCGGGTCCGCCAACGCCGGAGCAGCCAGTGCTCCCGCGTCTCCCGTTCCAGCCGCGGCGGGACGCACCAGGCGAAGCAGCAGGCCGGGATGGACCGCGCCATCGGCGCCGAGCGTCGGCGGTCGCCCGGTCGACGGATGACACCCCACGCAGGAGACCTCGTTGAACAGCGGTCCAAGCCCGTCGATGACCGGACGCCCGCTCGGGGCGACCTCCCAGTCGGCGGTGAACAGCTCGCGTCCCTGCGAGAAGCGCTGGATCCGCTCGAGCGGCACGGCCTCGGCCAACTCGAGGAACCGCCAATTCGACGCGTCGGTGGTCAACGCACCGCCGGTTTCCTCCGGCGGGGGAAGCAAGTGGTCGACCGGGGGGAGTGCCTCGCTCGTATCCTCCCGGAAGCCGACGTCTGGGGACGACCCGTCAGCGACAGACGTGTCCTCCCAGACGTCGGCGCTCGCAGCCGGGGAGGGCGGGCCTTCCGTACACCCCGCCCCCGACGCCGCCAAGCACGCTAACAGAACAACATGAATGGGGCGGTGCTGCTTCATTCGGCGAACTCCACGAGCACGGGGATCCGGTAACTCCACGCGTTGATTGCACTCTCGCCGGCACCCAGTGAGCCCTCGAAGCTCCAGCCCCAGGCGAAGATGCGTCCGTCGCCACGCAGGCCGACGGCGTGCAACGCCCCCACGCTCACGTCGACCAAACCCTCCAAGCCGAAGACCGGCTGATCCGGGGCGGCGAGGTCCTCTTCCTCGGGCACGCCGAGGTTGCCGAACCCGTTCTGGCCCCAGCCGTAAGCGCGCGCATCGTCACCATAGACGAAGCTCTGGTTGGCGCCGGCGAGTAAGCCGGTCACAGGCATCCCCGGAGTGAGCTCGACCGGCTCGAGAACGTCGCTTTCGAATCCGCCGATGCCCTCGGGGCCGACCTGCAGCGAGCGGTTCAGGCCCCAGCCCCACAACTCGCCGGTCTGGGTGAGCGCGAGCGCGTGGTCTTTGCCCGCAGCGATCTCGATGACATTCGTCAACCCGGTGATCTGCGCCGGCTGCGGGTGCGGATCGCGGTCGGAGGTACCCATTCCTAGGTTGCCGTCACCGTTGTCGCCCCAAGCGTACACGTCTCCTGTTGCTGTCAGCGCATACGACGCCGATGAACCAGCGGCCAAGCCAATCACGTCGGACAGCGAGGTGATCTCGATCGGCCCGTCGGCGCTATCGGTATTGCCGTTGCCCAATTGGCCGTCATCGTTCTCGCCACACGCGAACACCGTTCCCTGCGCGGTCAAGAAGAGCGTGTGGTCGTAGCCGCGGGCGATGGCGACCACCGGCTCCGTCAAGGTGACCTTCTCGGGGGCGTGCCGATGGGTCTCGTCGAGCACTTCGTCGGTGGCGTCGCCCACACATAGCTGACCTTCGGCGTTGTCACCCCAGGCGTAGACTTCGCCGGCGGCGTTCAGCGCAAACGAGCTGTTCTGCGTGAAGGCGATCGAGACGACGTCACCCGGCACGTCGACCAGGTGAGCGACCACGGGATGGTCCGGGTCGGTGTCGCCGAGCGAGGAGGTGAAGCCTAGGCCGACTTGACCTCGGTTGTTGCGGCCCCATGCGTACACTTCGCCGTCGATGACCGCGCCGCTGTGGGCGCCCCCGGCAGCTACCAGGCTTCCGAAGTAGAGCGAGTGCGTGTGCTCGACTTCGTTGCCGGCCTCGTCGGACGCTTTGAGGGTCAGCGTGTTCTCGCCGGGCGCAAGCTCGACGCGCGCTGCGAAGCGGCCGTCGTCGTCCAACGTCGCCGCAACGGTGTCGTCACCCACGGTGACCTCGACCGACGCCACACCCAGGTTATCGACGGCTACGCCGTGTACGACCACCTGGCGGTTGCGCACCGAGCGTCCATCGTGCGGCGCCAAGTCGGCGAGGGTGGGCGCCTCGGTGTCTTCGTCACGCGTCACCAACAGGCTCGCCTGGCCGAACTCGCCGTTTTCGGCGACGACCTCGACCACGATGTCATTGGTGCCGACCTCGAGGGGAACCTGCGCGCTCACTTCATAGCCGCCGTCGGTTGCCGAGAGCGTCGCGCCCTCGACCGGATTGTCGTTGACGGTCACCGCGTGCTCGGCCAGCGCTCCGTCGAAGTCGACGGCCGCCGTGATGTCAATGCTCGGTGTGAAGACCACCGTCGAAGCAGGCTCGTCGATGGCGACGACCGGCGCGCTGGGTTCGTCGACGACGAAGACGACCTTAGCGGTCGACGAGGTCCCGTCGGATGCGAAG
It encodes:
- a CDS encoding zinc-dependent alcohol dehydrogenase yields the protein MRAVCWMGKHDVQVREVPDPKILNSRDCIIKVKLSAICGSDLHLYDGYIPTMQEGDIIGHEVIGEVVEIGNEVDNLTVGDRVVIPFPIACGSCHYCKHEQHALCDNSNPNAHMAEAAYGYSPAGIFGYSHMLGGYAGGQAEYMRVPFADVGPMKVPDGVTDEQALFLSDIFPTGYQAALNCNIKSGDTVAVWGCGPVGLFAMKSAKLLGAERVIAIDHVPERLEKARRDADAEPLHFEKTSVLSELKEMTGGRGPDAVIEAVGMEAHGFNAADHFYDKAKQTLRLETDRPNALRQAIQACGKGGTVSIPGVYGGIIDKMPMGAAFGKGLTFKMGQTHVQRFMNKLMGHIEDGDIDPSFIISHRVPLVEAPAAYEMFKHKRNNCIKVVLHP
- a CDS encoding SRPBCC family protein → MSERTHGRETPASNLRPRSRAHRRELEVQRDNLSSYSQRPEREGIDQIDNPAMLVGGGVLALWGIKHWRSMFGLLAAGVGSGLVYQGLKQNQLLDGHNLKQKLLNTGASQSTQVRATITIDKPVEEVYAKWKDLSNLSRCMRHVESVRRIDDKHWHWKARAPKTNITVEWDSEIIEEQENEMIVWRSVKGSEIHNEGMIEFKSRPNAEGTEIHAHIVYYPPAGKVGKTIANFLHGISDQIVKEDLRRFKRLLETGEVPTIEGQTSGRRESSRPALPPRQSSERPRPSL
- a CDS encoding ABC transporter substrate-binding protein, whose product is MAALRRHTSAARVTLAATLLAAVALTGATGCDDERAPDDAFVVLLDSSPKGLDPRFATSDASAKLVGLLHGGLVSVDTQSGEPQLELAESIEQTSPTRYEVTLRDDIYFHDGEPVTTADVEYTLMELGSELVNSPYAGTSRRIKELEVLDERRLVITLEEPYAPFMNDLAMGVVPEHICAGHEECPGKPIGAGPFEFVKQEADELFVFKGFDKYFDGKPPIDKLVFKVVEDDNTRMLGLMGKSADLVQNAVAPLMLPVVRESDRLVVESAPSFKYTYIGFNLEHPILQNNKVRQAIAHGIDRKAIIKYKFKGHARLSTGMLAPNHWAYEPDVATYDYDVEKAKQLLDEAGYPDPDGDGPKARFELEFKVSANKFRQSLAQLVAHQLERVGIDVTVRSYEWGTFFHDVKSRNFAMTTLQWPSVLDPSLYTWIFHSKNIPSAENRSAGANRGAYRNERIDELLEKGQRETDVDKRKQIYSEVQQILARELPYISLWHEDNIAIMANDVEDYYMTPNARFEGLKQTRTKEE
- a CDS encoding TlpA family protein disulfide reductase, with protein sequence MNDKTKNLIIGFVLLNLVIFGVVLYFQRAERSKAVGGEAPGFTLPVVSSNEMVSLEQYRGKVVLLDFWATWCPPCREQMPAVQSLAEDESLSQDVQILSVNTDERGAGRVPKVKAYLDDNGYTFTTVLDDGRASSAYRVSSIPTLVVIQPDGELLHQQTGVHSEKELRELIAEAKEAGRTPAQ
- a CDS encoding di-heme oxidoredictase family protein, with the protein product MKQHRPIHVVLLACLAASGAGCTEGPPSPAASADVWEDTSVADGSSPDVGFREDTSEALPPVDHLLPPPEETGGALTTDASNWRFLELAEAVPLERIQRFSQGRELFTADWEVAPSGRPVIDGLGPLFNEVSCVGCHPSTGRPPTLGADGAVHPGLLLRLVRPAAAGTGDAGALAAPALADPVLGAQFQPRAVAGVPAEGVARWSDVADGDRVSPRFDVEVDEAYGALHPDTHAVGRASPHLVGLGLLDLVADEVILEAADPDDSDGDGISGRVHRLEDGQIGRFGWKALQPSLRAQSAMAFSQDIGITTPDFPEESCTGAQQACLAAESGGAPEVDEEGMAALVEYQRYLGVPAARREVARERLENGARHFEQAGCATCHRPKLTTPELPEMPLLSQQTFYAFTDLLLHDMGPALADPVGEGDASGSEWRTPPLWGLGLVEELDPTARYLHDGRAATLHEAILWHGGEAEASRRYVETLESDDLQDLLAFLRSL
- a CDS encoding RCC1 domain-containing protein, producing MYWKYRVITLGAVAAFAVATVGCGDEEPNDESVNNQQEIVAPGVEFVSPSDAQIVDASPVAFEVRITDAPASGLAWSLNGGAPVEKTVDLQPGDTFTETVDAEVGPNTLEITVFASDGTSSTAKVVFVVDEPSAPVVAIDEPASTVVFTPSIDITAAVDFDGALAEHAVTVNDNPVEGATLSATDGGYEVSAQVPLEVGTNDIVVEVVAENGEFGQASLLVTRDEDTEAPTLADLAPHDGRSVRNRQVVVHGVAVDNLGVASVEVTVGDDTVAATLDDDGRFAARVELAPGENTLTLKASDEAGNEVEHTHSLYFGSLVAAGGAHSGAVIDGEVYAWGRNNRGQVGLGFTSSLGDTDPDHPVVAHLVDVPGDVVSIAFTQNSSFALNAAGEVYAWGDNAEGQLCVGDATDEVLDETHRHAPEKVTLTEPVVAIARGYDHTLFLTAQGTVFACGENDDGQLGNGNTDSADGPIEITSLSDVIGLAAGSSASYALTATGDVYAWGDNGDGNLGMGTSDRDPHPQPAQITGLTNVIEIAAGKDHALALTQTGELWGWGLNRSLQVGPEGIGGFESDVLEPVELTPGMPVTGLLAGANQSFVYGDDARAYGWGQNGFGNLGVPEEEDLAAPDQPVFGLEGLVDVSVGALHAVGLRGDGRIFAWGWSFEGSLGAGESAINAWSYRIPVLVEFAE